In Vibrio mangrovi, the DNA window ACCCGGAGCAGGAGAAGTCTTGGTAAAAGTTGCTTTCGCCGGTATCAATCCGATTGATGTAAAAACCAGATCCGGGCTTGGATGGGCCGCAGATCAGAATAAAGATAAACTGCCCTGGGTTCCCGGTTATGATATTTCCGGGACGGTTGTACGGTGTGGTGAAGAAGCTGTACGGTTTCAGGTTGCAGACCAGGTCGCTGGTTTTATTGGGTTTCCGTTGAAAGGCGGAGGTTATAGCCAGTATATTAGTGTACCTGAAAGTGAACTGAGTTATGTTCCTCCGTCTGTAACACTGGAAGCTGCTGCTGTTCTGCCGTTGGCAGGGCAAACTGCGGTTCAGGCACTGAATAAAGCGCAGGTGAAAGAAGGTGATCGGGTTTTAATTCTTGCCGGAGCTGGTGGTGTCGGTCATTTGGCTGTTCAGATTGCCGTTGCAGCTAAAGCTGAGGTCTATACAACCTGTAGTGAAGAAAATCTCGATTATCTGGCAACATTAGGCGCTCATGCTATTAATTATAATTTTGCTCCGGTATCAGAACGGCTGGAAGATGTTGATGTTCTGATCGATTTAGTTGGCGGTCAGACTGCACTTGATGCATTGAAATGTCTGAGAGATCAGGCAACGGTTGTCACTGTGCCAACCATTACGGCAGAGATGATTTGTGAAAAGGCGAAATTATTGGGTTTTCATGCCATGGGGATGCTGGTTGATCCGGATCCTGAACAGCTGGACACCATGCTTTATATGGTGGGAGTTGGATTACTGAAAACAGAAATTCAGCATGTTTACCCGATGAATGAAGTTCAGGAAGCTCACCGCCAGGTTGCTACCGGTCATACCCGGGGCAAGATTTTACTTGATATGCAATGTTAGAGTTTTTGGAGACATTTTTTTCCGGTTTTGGTCTGTCTCTACAGGAATCGGCGCTTTGGGCATTATTTATTGGTGGTTTCCTGAGCGCGACAATTCTACCGGGCGGTTCTGAAGCCGCCCTGATTGCTACCCTCAACCTTCATCAGTATCCGACTTCTACCATCATCGCAGTAGCTACTCTGGGCAATACGCTCGGTGGCATGGTGAATTATTGGATAGGAATGTGGTTACCTAACCGAACTCAGGAAAGTAAACGAGGTCAGAAGTCTTTAGCCTGGTTAAGAAAGTATGGATACTGGGCTCTGTTATTCAGTTGGTTACCTGTCATTGGTGACGCAATGTGTATTGCTGCAGGCTGGCTTCGGATGCATTTTTTCCCGTCAATGTTTCTGATTCTGATTGGCAAAGCGATTCGATACGCGATGCTGGCTGCGTTGTTTTTTGGTATTTTCTAAGGAGATAAGATGAGAAAGCTATTGCTTTGCCTTCTCTGTCTGGTTGTTCTGTCCGGTTGTTCTTCAGTTCGTAATTCCGATTCTCTGCCTCAGGGAATAACTTTGCTGGAAAGGCAGTTGCCTCAGCCCGGCCAGGTTGTCATTCCGTATTCTAAATATAAATTGAGTAACGGCCTTACGGTGATACTGTCTCCGGATCACTCTGATCCTCTGGTGCACGTTGATGTCACTTATCATGTTGGTTCAGCAAGAGAAATGCCGGGTAAAACCGGATTTGCTCATTTTTTTGAACACATGATGTTTCAGGGATCGAAGCATGTCGGGGATCAACAGCACTTTAAGCTGATTACTGAAGCGGGAGGTTCGCTGAATGGAACAACGAACCGGGATCGGACGAATTACTACGATACAGTACCTTCGAATCAACTGGAAAAAGTTCTCTGGCTTGAATCGGATCGGATGGGCTTTTTGCTTGATGCTGTATCGCAACGGAAGTTTGAGATTCAGCGTGATACGGTCAAGAATGAGCGGGCACAGAACTACGATAACCGTCCTTATGGATTGATGTGGGAAAAAATGGGAGAAGCAATGTTTCCTCAGCAGCATCCCTATTCATGGCAGTCGATAGGGTATGTGAAAGATCTGGATAATGTTGATGTAAACGACTTGAAGGCATTTTTTCTGCGCTGGTACGGGCCGAATAATGCGGTGTTAACCATTGGCGGTGATATTGATGTCAGGCAGACACTGGATTGGGTAAAGAAATATTTTGGGCCGATTCCTAAAGGACATGATGTCGGGGAGCCGAAAAAACGTCCGGTTACTTTATCGGCTGATCGGTATGTGACGATGGAAGACCGAATACAGCAGCCTATGGTTGTGATTGGCTGGCCGACTCAATATATGGGGGCGGAAAGTAAAATGACCTTTGATGTTCTGGCTCAGATCCTCGGTAACGGAAGTAACAGCTTACTCTATCAGTCACTCGTGAAACCGCAAAAAGCGTTGAGTGCCGGGGCTTTTCAAAACTGTGGGGAACTGGCCTGTACATTCTATGTATATGCAATGACTTCATCCAAAAAGAAGAATGAATTGCAGCAATTGTCTCAGGAATTACTACAGGTGATCGGAAGACTTGAGCGGAATGGTATTGAACAGTCCCGCCTGGATGAAATTAAAGGCATGGCAAAAGCCGATGCTGTGTTTGCTCTGGAAAGTGTCAGGGGAAAAGTCGCTCAGCTTGCCAGTAATCAGACTTTTTACGGAGAGCCAGATCGATTGCAGCAGGAACTGGGGGAGCTTGAAGGAGTATCTTCTGCATCAATCCAAAGGGTGCTGCAGAAATATATCATCAGTCACCACAAAGTGACGCTGAGTGTTGTTCCTCGGGGAGAAGATCATCTGGCTGTACGCCCGGCGAATTTCGTCGCACCGGAACATGTGAGCGCACCACTACATCATATTGATGATAAGGAGCTTCAATACCGGGAAGTCACTGATTCTTTTGACCGTACTGTTATTCCATCAGTCTCGGGGCCAGTGACTCCCCGAATTCCGAAACTCTATAGTGCTTATTATGAAAATGGTATTGAGTTGATGGGGACGGTTACTTCGGAGACACCGACAGTACTGGTGAATATTAATTTACCTGCAGGAAAGCGTTTTGTTCCTCAGGGAAAAGAAGGACTGGCAGAGTTAACCATCAGTCTGTTGTCTGAAGGGAGCCAACTTCACTCGGCTGAAGAAATCCAGTCGGAGCTTGATAAATTGGGATCGGTCATTTCTTTTGATACCGAAACCTATTCAGCCAGTATTACAGTGTCCAGTCTGAGCAAAAATCTGAGAAAGACTCTGGCAATTCTGGATGAAATGTTATTTCAGCCAAAGTTTGCCATACCAGATTTTAAGCGTATCCAAAATCAGATGATTCAGGGAACAGTCTACCAACATCAAAAACTGGACTGGTTAGCTTCACAGGCAACCCGACAGGTATTGTTTGGTAATTCATTATTTGCCCGGGTTAGTGATGGAACGGAAAAGTCATTGGCTGGGATCACTCTGGACGATGTGAAGACATTTTATCGTCAACATTATACGCCTCATGGGACTCAGATTGCAGTTGTCGGAGACATTTCCAAGCAGGAAGCGATTAAGTCGATTGGTCTTTTGTCTGGCTGGAAAGGTGATGATGCGCCTTTACTGGCACCGCAGATTGTCCCTGAACCGCAAGGGCAGAGAATATACCTAATTGACAAACCCGGTGCATTACAAAGTATTGTCCGTTATGTTCGTCAGGGATTACCATTTGACGCAACGGGAGAATTTTTTCTTTCTCAACTGGCTAATTTCAATCTGGCGGGTAACTTTAACAGTCGAATGAATCAGAACCTGAGAGAAGATAAAGGATATACTTACGGAACGAGCAGTACTCTGGCCGGTAACCGGGAGATCGGGGTTATTGTATTCAGTGCATCAGTGAGAAAAGGTGCAACTGTTGGCGCCATTCAGGAAATGCAAAACGAAATGACACGTTTTAGTCAGCAGGGAATGACCTCTGAAGAGATGAGGTTCATGCGTCTTGCCGTCGGGCAGCAAGATGCATTAGTCTACGAGACACCTTCGCAGAAATCCCAGCTACTGAGTGGTATTATGACATACAGTCTGGAGCATGATTATCTTCAGCAGAGAAACAGGATTGTTGCCACGGTAGGGCGGGATGTATTGAATCAACTGGCAAAAAAATGGTTCAATCCGAAGGATTATCAGATTATTGTTGTTGGAGACATGAAGACGCTGAAGCCGAAGTTAGAAAAGTTAAAATTACCCATGGAAGAGCTTGAAATCATCCATTAGAGTACACATAAAGGCAGTATATACTGTCTGCGTATCGGGCCTGACTTTTCGGACTTCGTACGACAAACCTACAAGAAGCGAATACTATTTTGACTGATTTTGCCACACGACTAAAGTTGGTTGCTCAACAACCAGATATCGTTAACGCCTTTAACCGGGGTATTGAGCGAGAGACGTTACGATATACCAAGGATGGTCAGTTAGTGCAGACACCACACCCAAAAGCGTTGGGTTCTGCGTTAACAAACCAGTATATTACGACAGATTTTGCTGAACAGTTACTTGAGTTTATTACGCCGGTAAGCCGGGATATTCCAACATTGTTTAAGCAATTATCCGATATTCATCGTTTTGCTCAGGTGACGATGGGTGAAGAAGGTTTATGGCCGATGTCGATGCCCTGCTACGTTGGTGATGAAGAGAATATCCAACTGGCTCAGTATGGTACGTCGAATATCGGCAAGATGAAGACCCTTTACCGGCAAGGACTGAAGCATCGTTATGGTAGTCTGATGCAGATCATTTCAGGGGTTCATTTTAATTTCTCATTTCCTGAAACATTCTGGGACGCTTTATATGGCCCTCAATCTGAGGATGAACGCTGTTCATCTAAGTCAGCTGCTTATCTGGGTGTCATTAGAAATTATTACCGGTTCGGCTGGTTGCTTCCTTATTTATTCGGGTCATCTCCTGCACTGTGTTCCTCATTTTTGCAGGGACGGGAAACATCGCTTCCTTTTGAGAAAACCGGGGGAACGTTGTATCTACCTTATGCCACATCACTACGTTTGAGCGATTTAGGTTACACAAATAGTGCTCAGAGTGTTCTCAGAATTGGATTTAATAGCTTAGAGCAGTATCTTGAAGGGCTTCGGCAGGCAATTCACACGCCATCAGGCGAATTTGCCAGAATCGGTGTCAAAGTAAATGATGAATACCGCCAGCTCAATAGTAACGTACTCCAGATTGAGAATGAGTTGTATGCTCCGATTCGACCAAAGCGCGTGACACAAAGCGGAGAAAAACCTTCCGATGCATTAGCCAACCGGGGCATTGAATACATTGAGGTTCGCTCACTGGATGTAAATCCATTTAGCCCGATAGGAATCACTGAAGAACAGGTTCGTTTTCTGGATCTCTTCCTGACCTGGGCGGCTTTATCAGATTCTGAGCCAATGGATGACTGTGAACTGAGCTGTTGGAGAGAAAACTGGCAAAAGGTAATTCTGGAAGGAAGAAAGCCAGGGCTAGAACTGCAAATAGGTTGTCATGGTGAGGTATTAACCTTACAGGCATGGGCCAAACGTGTTTTCAGTGAATTAAGATTAGTCGCTGAATTGATGGATGAAGCCTCGGGAGATAAAGCTTATCAGGATGTTTGTGAGCGGTTATCTACCCATATTGAGCAACCGGAAAAAACATTGTCCGGGCAGCTTCTGGAACAGATCAAACAGTCCGGAGGATTAGGTAAAACTGGTCGTGAATTGGGAGAGCACTATCGTCAGTACCATCTGAATCATGATTATCAGTATTACTCTCAGCAGTTGATGGAAGAAGAAGTTACCCGGTCAGTTGAAGAGCAATGCCAGATTGAGCAGGATGATCACTGTAGTTTTGATGAATTTTTGCAACAGTATTTTTCTTACTTGAATGTCCGGGAAGAGCAGCCAGTCCGGGCTGCATGTGAATGATGTCTGTGAATGTAGATATACTGTTGTCGTTGTAACTCCCCAATGATCTTCATATGTTGTTTTGCTGGAATCATCAGGGCTGAGGCTGCGCTACCAAATAGATAGAATTGATTCTGATTCGTAGGAATCAGTAAAAATGGAGAATCGTCATTATGCCACTATTAGATAGTTTTACGGTCGATCATACACGTATGAGTGCTCCGGCCGTTCGTGTTGCAAAGACTATGAATACACCGAAAGGTGATACGATTACGGTGTTCGATCTACGTTTCACCGTTCCCAACAAAGCTATCCTTTCTGAGAAAGGGATTCACACCTTAGAACACCTGTTTGCTGGCTTTATGAGAGCGCATTTAAACGGTGATGGTGTTGAAATTATTGATATTTCCCCAATGGGATGTCGTACAGGTTTTTATATGAGCCTGATTGGTGTTCCTTCTGAGCAGCGGGTCGCTGATGCCTGGCTGGCAGCGATGCAAGATGTGTTAAAAGTCGAAGACCAGAATAAAATACCGGAACTGAATATTTATCAGTGCGGCACGGCAGCGATGCATTCTCTGGCCGAAGCGAAAGAGATTGCCCAGTCGGTCATTGGTAGTGGTATTACCGTGAATCAGAATGATGATCTGGCATTACCTGAATCTATGCTTCAGGAGTTGAAGGTTGACTGATTTCAGTGAAGACCGGTTGCTCTGAAAAAAAGCTTGGCCTTGGCCAAGCTTTTTTGTTTTGTCGTTGTGAAAGAAGCGGTCTTATTTACTCTTTATGACTTTTTCGTCTTATTCGGAAAGACTTTGACCAGCTTGATTCTGTTTTCTTCAATATCGATTATTTCCATTGCGTGCTGGGCAACTTTGATACTGAGTTTCGTTTGAGGAATATCTTCCAGGTGCTCCAGAATCAACCCATTCAGTGTTCTTGGCCCGTTGGTCGGCAATTTCCACTTCAGGCTTTTGTTGATATCCCGAATGTTTGCACTTCCTTCAATCAGAAAACTACCATCGCTTTGTGGTGTGATTTCATCGGCAAGGCTTGGGGAAATCGACGTCGTAAACTCCCCGACGATCTCTTCGAGAATATCTTCCAGAGTTACCAGTCCATTGATATCCCCGTATTCATCGACGATTAGTCCTATTCGCTCTTTATTTCTCTGGAATTTCAACAACTGTACGTTCAACGGCGTGGATTCCGGAATGAAGTAAACTTCATCAGCCGCACGAAGTAACATCTCTTTATTGAACTCATTTTTCTCGAGCATCAGACGAAAAGGGTCTCTTAGTTTTAAAATACCCACAACTTCATCGATATTGTCCCGGTAGAGTACGACCCGGCCATGAGGTGAGTGAGTCAACTGACGGACAATTGATTTCCAATCGTCATTGATATTGATGCCTGTGATTTCATTCCGGGGCACCATAATGTCGTTGACAGTGACATGCTCCAAATCGAGGATGGACAACAGCATATCCTGATGTCGTTTGGGTATTAGCCCTCCCGCCTCATTCACCACGGTTCTGAGTTCTTCCGTGCTCAGGTGATCTTCACCATTCCGATGGGCTGATACTCCCAGAAGTTTTATAAATCCGTTCGTGATCAGATTGACGAAAACCACCAGAGGAGACATCAGCTTCATCAGGATGCTGAGGAGAAAACTACTCAGATAGGACACTTTTTCCGGATAAAGTGCAGCAAGTGTTTTCGGCGTAACTTCTGCGAAAACAAGAATAACTAGTGTCAGGACGCCGGTTGCCACAGCAACACCGAGGTTTCCACCCAGACGCATTCCCAGGATCGTTGCAATTGCTGAGGCCAGAATATTGACCAGATTGTTACCAATAAGAATCAGACCGATCAGGCGGTCAGGGCGGTTTAATAGTTTTTCGACACGTTTGGCACCTTTGTGGCCTGTTTTTGCCAGGTGCTTCAGGCGGTAGCGGTTCAATGCCATCATGCCTGTTTCTGAACCGGAGAAATATCCTGAAATGATGATAAGACACGCAAGTAGCGTAAATAAGACACCAGTTGATATGTCGTCCAAAATAAATAATTTCCTTTATTGCAGTTGATTCATTTATGGCTGAACTTTGTTTTTGTGTCAATCCATAATGTATTTCAACAAGTTAATGTAAGATAAATTCCCGAACAAACCGACTGCCGAAGTAGGCCAGGGTCAAGAGAAAAGCTCCGGCAATCGCGAACCAGGTCACTTTTCTTCCCCGCCATCCTTTATGATAGTGTCCCCATAAAAGTACGGTATACACGACCCAGGCGATGACTGATAAAATACCTTTATGGGCTTTTCCCTGAGCAAAGATTTCTTCAATGAAAATAAAACCGGTAATTAGTGTGCCGGTTAAAAGCAGATTGCCGATAAGAATAATCCGGAACAGCTGCCTTTCAATCTGAAGTAAAGGTGGGAGATTCGGATTGATTGCCAGTGATTTTTTCTTTTTGAGTTTATGATCCAGCCAGGCTAATTGCAGTGCATAAAGTGCACCGATTGTCAGTGTTGAATAGGAAAACAGCGCAAGAAAAATATGGGTCAGTAACGGGAGGTTGTCTTCCATATGGGTAATGAAACTTCCCGGAAGGTAGGATGCCGCCGACAGATTAATTGCAGCGAAGCTATAAACTACCGGAAGTATAAACCACAACCGGGTTTTCAGCATAGAGCCGCTCATAACCAGACCAATAATAAAGCTGATGAGAGAAGCAACGTTCAGAATACTCAGATTTTGTCCGTTGGGGTGAAATATCAGATCACTGAGTAACCATGCATGCAGCAGAAGTGCTGTTGCAGCACAGAACAGGACCGCCTTTGCTTTGATACCTGTCTGATTAACCAGTCCCGGAATAATGGTTGCAATAGCGAGAAAGTAAAAAAGCGAAGCAACTATTGCGATAAACTTATCCATATTTCTCATCAAAATGATTGTTAAGACGATGAATTATACATGTCTAAACGTCAATGAGCCACGGTTGGCTGCGTAATTTTGGGGGAAATGAAACAAATTGTTTACAGATAGGTTGTATTACACCGAGGCCACCAAAATATAGGGGTTAGAGTGATGGATCTGATTTCTGAACAGATATGACTATCTGCTTTGGCTAAGGTATACTCGGTCTTAATTTACAGAATTTATAGAAAGTCGCACCACCGCGAAGAGATACAGCATGTTTGAGAATTTAACTGATCGTTTGTCCAAGACACTGAAAAATATCAGTGGTAAAGGTCGTTTGACCGAAGAAAACATCAAAGAGACACTCAGAGAAGTGCGGATGGCCTTGCTTGAGGCGGACGTGGCACTTCCTGTTGTTCGGGAATTCGTGAATCGGGTAAAAGAAGGAGCTGTTGGGGTTGAAGTCTCCAAGTCTCTGACTCCGGGACAGGAATTTATTAAGATCGTTCAGACTGAACTTGAAGCCGTTATGGGCGCTTCTAATGAAGCTCTGAATTTGGCTGCTCAGCCACCGGCAGTCGTTTTGATGGCTGGTTTGCAGGGGGCAGGTAAAACGACCAGTGTCGGTAAGCTGTCAAAACTGCTTAAAGAACGGGATAAAAAGAAAGTTTTAGTTGTTTCCGCTGACGTCTATCGCCCTGCGGCGATTAAACAGCTGGAGACGTTGGCAAGTGATATCGGCATTGATTTCTTTCCTTCATCGGCAGATCAGAAACCCATTGATATCGCTTTAGCTGCGATTGATCAGGCCAAGAAAAAGTTCTACGACGTTTTAATTGTCGATACGGCAGGGCGTTTAGCCATTGATGAAGAGATGATGTCTGAAATTCAGGATCTTCATCGTGCGGTGAATCCGGTTGAAACATTGTTTGTGGTTGATGCCATGACGGGGCAGGATGCTGCAAATACCGCTAAGGCTTTTGGTGATGCGCTGCCTTTAACCGGGGTGATTCTGACAAAAGTCGATGGTGATGCCCGTGGTGGTGCTGCCTTATCTGTCCGTTATGTGACGGGTAAGCCGATTAAATTCTTAGGGGTCGGTGAAAAAACTGATGCACTGGAGCCTTTTCATCCAGATCGTGTTGCTTCACGTATTCTGGGGATGGGCGATGTCCTTTCTCTGATCGAAGACTTACAGCGTAATGTCGATCAGGAGAAAGCGCAGAAACTGGCTCAGAAATTTAAAGAGAAAAAAGGCTTTGATCTGGAAGATTTCCGTGAACAACTGGGACAGATGCAAAATATGGGTGGCATGATGGGAATGCTTGATAAGCTTCCTGGTATGGCGAACATGAAAGATGGCATCAAAGACAAAGTTGATGACAAGATGTTCAAACAGATGGAAGCAATTATCAGCTCTATGACCATGAAAGAACGTCAGCACCCGGATGTAATCAAAGGTTCCCGTAAGAAAAGAATCGCTGCCGGTTCCGGTACACAGGTTCAGGATGTCAATCGACTGCTGAAACAGTTTACCCAAATGCAGAAAATGATGAAAAAAATGCAGAAGGGTGGCATGAAGGGCATGATGAGAAATATGCAAGGAATGATGGGAGGCGGCATGGGCGGAGGTTTTAACCCATTTGGCCGATGAATATCCCTTGTTTCATACTGATGGTTAAAAAATGGCTAAAGGCCTTGCAATAGCTCGGAATAAGAGTAAAATTCCGGAGCTTTAAATTGGCACGAGACCCCAATCTGTTTTCAGAAAACAGTTTTTGGGGTTAATTTTATTATATAAGCAAGCAAAGAGGACGATATGGTAACCATTCGTTTGGCACGTCACGGCGCTAAAAAGCGTCCATTTTATCAAATTGTAGTTGCGGATAGTCGCAATTCAGCTACTGGTCGTTTCATCGAGAAAGTAGGTTTCTTTAATCCTACTGCATCAGGTCAGGAAGAAGGTCTACGTCTGGATCTTGATCGTGTAAACCACTGGGTTGGACAAGGTGCATCTCTGTCTGATCGTGTAGCTAAGCTAGTGAAAGACGCTCAGAAAGCGGCTTAATCTATCTGTAGATGACTAGTAAATGTCGATGGAAGGCAAAGACACGATGAGCGAGCGTGAAAATAAAATTGTTGTCGGTAAATTCGGTTCTACTTACGGCATTCGCGGTTGGCTTAAGGTTTTTTCCTTCACAGACAATCCGGAAAGCATTTTTGATTATAGCCCTTGGTATATTAACCGTAAGGGAGAGTGGATTGAGTACAAAATTGAAAGCTGGAAGCGCCATAACAAAGGGATGGTGGTGAAGCTGGAAGGGCTGGATGTTCGTGAAGACTCCCACCTTTTAACCAATTTTGAAATTTCAGTTGACTCTGCATCATTACCTGAACTGTCAGAGGACGAGTTCTACTGGCGAGAATTATTCGGTATGCAGGTGATCACAACAGGTGGTTACCATCTGGGTGAGGTTGTTGACCTCATGGAAACCGGCTCGAATGATGTTCTGGTTGTGAAAGCGAATCTGAAAGATGCTTTTGGACAAAAGGAACGTTTAATTCCGTTTCTTGAAGAGCAAGTGATTAAGAATATTGATCGCGAAGCTCAACGGATCGAAGTTGACTGGGATCCTGGATTCTGATTCCGGGGAACAGAGCGAGAGAGTGATGTGGGTTGGCGTAATTAGCCTTTTTCCTGAAATGTTTCGTTCTGTGACCGATTATGGAGTCACAGGTCAAGCGGTAAAAAAAGGGTTATTATCAGTTGAAGTATGGAATCCAAGAGATTTCACTCATGATAAACATCGTACTGTAGACGATAAACCCTATGGGGGTGGCCCCGGAATGCTCATGATGGTTCAGCCTTTGCGTGATGCCATTCATGCGGCGAAAGCGGCAGCTCCCGGTAAGGCGAAAGTCATATACCTTTCTCCACAGGGCCGAAAACTGGACCAAGGTGGAGTTGAAGAACTGGTGGCGAATGAGAATCTGATTCTAATTTGTGGTCGGTACGAAGGGGTAGATGAGCGTATTATTGAATCTGAAGTTGACGAAGAGTGGTCTGTCGGAGACTTTGTGATGACAGGTGGCGAATTGCCGGCAATGACAATGATTGATGCGGCCTCTAGGTTTGTCCCCGGTGTTCTTGGGGATTTCGCATCGGCAGAAGAAGACTCTTTTGCCAATGGATTGCTGGACTGTCCACATTATACGCGCCCGGAAATATTGGATGGAAAAGAAGTTCCAGCTGTATTGAAATCGGGAAATCATCAGGACATTCGCCATTGGCGACTGAAACAGTCGCTGGGCCGGACTTGGCTAAGAAGACCAGAGCTCCTGGAAAACCTAGCTCTGACTGACGAACAGGAACAGTTACTGGTTGAATTTATTCAAGAATATCAATCTAAGTAACTTCAATTAATTGAGTATCAGTTTATTCTAGGAAAATTAATAATGAGTAATATCATCAAAGCTCTTGAGCAAGAGCAAATGAAACAAGACCTGCCTAAGTTTGCACCAGGTGACACTGTTGTCGTGCAAGTTAAGGTTAAAGAAGGTGATCGTGAGCGTCTACAGGCGTTTGAAGGCGTTGTAATTGCTGTACGTAACCGTGGTCTTCACTCAGCATTTACCGTTCGTAAAATTTCGAACGGCGAAGGTGTTGAGCGTACGTTCCAAACACATTCTCCAATTGTTGACAGTATCGAAGTTAAGCGTCGTGGTGCAGTACGTCGTGCCAAGTTGTACTACCTACGCGAACGTTCTGGTAAGTCTGCTCGTATTAAAGAGAAACTTGCTAAGAAATAATGCTGTCTTCAGACATGCGTTCTCAAAAAAGCGGAGCCATATGGCTCCGCTTTTTTTATGCTTATGAGTGGGTTGGCTAATTACCCTCCGGGAATGAATACTATTCTCTGGTATCTTCGGCAACGGTTACCGGAATGGTTATCTGCTTTCCTTTACGGATAACATCGACATGAATGATTGTTCCTGGTCGGAGATCGGTAACCAGATCCATCACACTCTGACGCCCATTAATTTTTTGTCCATCAATTTTGATAATGATATCTTGCGGTTTAAAACCTGCGGAAGCTGCGGGACCATTGGGATCGACGCCTAGAACAATGATACCGCCAATATGCTCATTTCCAAGAAGCCGGGAAGCTACGGAACTGATATCCTGACCGTCTATACCTATGTATCCCCGAATTACCCGGCCGTCAGCGATAATTTTTTCCATTATTTTATTGGCTAGTTTATAGGGAATCGCAAAAGAAATACCATAGGTTTCCAGGTCGGTTGCCTGTTGAAATGAAGCCGTGTTTATTCCGACAAGTTCTCCCTGAGTATTGACTAATGCACCTCCGGAGTTACCTTCGTTAATCGCTGCATCAGTCTGAATAAACGCCTGACGACCATCAGCACTGATAGAAGAACGGCCTGTTGCCGAAATGATACCGAAGGTTGTTGTCTGGCCAAGGTTATACGGGTTTCCGATTGCAAGAACAACATCACCTACCTGAGGAGAGTACTTCTGGTTCTGAGGTATGACGGGAAGGTTGGTATCTTCAATTCTCAGGACGGCAATATCTGTTCTTCTGTCTTTACCTACAAGCTGTGCAGCAGCTACCCGACCATCCTGAAGAGCGACAATAACCTGATCAGCCTGAGCAATGACATGGTAGTTGGTAATGATATAGCCTTTCTCACTAACAATAACGCCGGATCCCAGTCCTTGCGTTGAAAGTTTAGAGCGATCATTTGCAGCGTATTTTCGGCTATAGATATTGACGACAGCCGGAGCTGCCCGACGGACGGCCTGATTGAATGTGATTTGCAATGAACCGATATTCGTTGGCTCAGGCGTTATCTTTGGCGGAAAAATATGGCTTCTCAGAGAAGGAACGGAAACAATAATAACCAGTGCGGTCACTAATCCGATTCCGACAGAACGAAGTAAGTAAGCTATCATATGCTCTCAATCCACACACTGAACCATAAAAAACATGTATATAGGGTTGAAAGAATAGCACTGTCTGAATCAATAGAAAATGGGCCCTTCTTCAGAAAGGCCCAATAATTAGATAATTAACGAATAACGAGATAGATTGTTCG includes these proteins:
- a CDS encoding NADP-dependent oxidoreductase, yielding MDNKQIAITRFGDEDVLAIQSNSIPEPGAGEVLVKVAFAGINPIDVKTRSGLGWAADQNKDKLPWVPGYDISGTVVRCGEEAVRFQVADQVAGFIGFPLKGGGYSQYISVPESELSYVPPSVTLEAAAVLPLAGQTAVQALNKAQVKEGDRVLILAGAGGVGHLAVQIAVAAKAEVYTTCSEENLDYLATLGAHAINYNFAPVSERLEDVDVLIDLVGGQTALDALKCLRDQATVVTVPTITAEMICEKAKLLGFHAMGMLVDPDPEQLDTMLYMVGVGLLKTEIQHVYPMNEVQEAHRQVATGHTRGKILLDMQC
- a CDS encoding YqaA family protein, producing the protein MLEFLETFFSGFGLSLQESALWALFIGGFLSATILPGGSEAALIATLNLHQYPTSTIIAVATLGNTLGGMVNYWIGMWLPNRTQESKRGQKSLAWLRKYGYWALLFSWLPVIGDAMCIAAGWLRMHFFPSMFLILIGKAIRYAMLAALFFGIF
- a CDS encoding M16 family metallopeptidase, with product MRKLLLCLLCLVVLSGCSSVRNSDSLPQGITLLERQLPQPGQVVIPYSKYKLSNGLTVILSPDHSDPLVHVDVTYHVGSAREMPGKTGFAHFFEHMMFQGSKHVGDQQHFKLITEAGGSLNGTTNRDRTNYYDTVPSNQLEKVLWLESDRMGFLLDAVSQRKFEIQRDTVKNERAQNYDNRPYGLMWEKMGEAMFPQQHPYSWQSIGYVKDLDNVDVNDLKAFFLRWYGPNNAVLTIGGDIDVRQTLDWVKKYFGPIPKGHDVGEPKKRPVTLSADRYVTMEDRIQQPMVVIGWPTQYMGAESKMTFDVLAQILGNGSNSLLYQSLVKPQKALSAGAFQNCGELACTFYVYAMTSSKKKNELQQLSQELLQVIGRLERNGIEQSRLDEIKGMAKADAVFALESVRGKVAQLASNQTFYGEPDRLQQELGELEGVSSASIQRVLQKYIISHHKVTLSVVPRGEDHLAVRPANFVAPEHVSAPLHHIDDKELQYREVTDSFDRTVIPSVSGPVTPRIPKLYSAYYENGIELMGTVTSETPTVLVNINLPAGKRFVPQGKEGLAELTISLLSEGSQLHSAEEIQSELDKLGSVISFDTETYSASITVSSLSKNLRKTLAILDEMLFQPKFAIPDFKRIQNQMIQGTVYQHQKLDWLASQATRQVLFGNSLFARVSDGTEKSLAGITLDDVKTFYRQHYTPHGTQIAVVGDISKQEAIKSIGLLSGWKGDDAPLLAPQIVPEPQGQRIYLIDKPGALQSIVRYVRQGLPFDATGEFFLSQLANFNLAGNFNSRMNQNLREDKGYTYGTSSTLAGNREIGVIVFSASVRKGATVGAIQEMQNEMTRFSQQGMTSEEMRFMRLAVGQQDALVYETPSQKSQLLSGIMTYSLEHDYLQQRNRIVATVGRDVLNQLAKKWFNPKDYQIIVVGDMKTLKPKLEKLKLPMEELEIIH
- the gshA gene encoding glutamate--cysteine ligase, whose amino-acid sequence is MTDFATRLKLVAQQPDIVNAFNRGIERETLRYTKDGQLVQTPHPKALGSALTNQYITTDFAEQLLEFITPVSRDIPTLFKQLSDIHRFAQVTMGEEGLWPMSMPCYVGDEENIQLAQYGTSNIGKMKTLYRQGLKHRYGSLMQIISGVHFNFSFPETFWDALYGPQSEDERCSSKSAAYLGVIRNYYRFGWLLPYLFGSSPALCSSFLQGRETSLPFEKTGGTLYLPYATSLRLSDLGYTNSAQSVLRIGFNSLEQYLEGLRQAIHTPSGEFARIGVKVNDEYRQLNSNVLQIENELYAPIRPKRVTQSGEKPSDALANRGIEYIEVRSLDVNPFSPIGITEEQVRFLDLFLTWAALSDSEPMDDCELSCWRENWQKVILEGRKPGLELQIGCHGEVLTLQAWAKRVFSELRLVAELMDEASGDKAYQDVCERLSTHIEQPEKTLSGQLLEQIKQSGGLGKTGRELGEHYRQYHLNHDYQYYSQQLMEEEVTRSVEEQCQIEQDDHCSFDEFLQQYFSYLNVREEQPVRAACE